In Mucilaginibacter celer, one DNA window encodes the following:
- a CDS encoding AraC family transcriptional regulator: MKPILAVLSDGVQSEDLFLAKEVKLPFFSNEFHFHEECQLVHIVKSSGKRIIGDLVDYFESGELIFLGSNIPHVWHNTQEQATEDEQAPYAHSLSLYFNPSKLLMHLSAFGNVRKIESFLNKAQRGVELKGKCRDTVVKLMYQILQQEGLQKIITLLEILNIMSSDEEYNLLASINYTNQYQYHDSKRMDQVFKYIFDNFREDISLNTIADVANMNTFAFCRFFKARTQKSFTQFVNETRIGYACKLLANKDNSITDIAYECGFNNVSNFNRFFKVIKKTSPREYRNQILA; this comes from the coding sequence ATGAAACCAATTTTAGCCGTATTGTCTGACGGGGTACAGTCGGAAGATCTTTTTTTAGCCAAGGAGGTTAAACTGCCCTTTTTCTCCAACGAGTTTCATTTTCACGAAGAATGCCAGCTGGTGCACATCGTAAAAAGCTCGGGCAAACGCATCATTGGCGACCTGGTGGATTATTTTGAAAGTGGCGAACTCATTTTTCTGGGCTCGAATATTCCGCACGTATGGCACAACACGCAGGAGCAGGCAACAGAAGATGAACAGGCACCTTATGCACACTCGTTGTCGCTTTACTTCAATCCATCAAAATTATTGATGCACCTATCGGCATTTGGTAATGTGCGCAAAATTGAGTCGTTTTTAAATAAAGCCCAAAGGGGAGTGGAATTAAAAGGGAAATGCCGGGATACGGTTGTGAAACTGATGTACCAGATATTGCAACAGGAGGGCCTGCAAAAAATTATCACCCTGCTTGAGATCCTTAACATCATGAGTTCGGATGAAGAATACAACCTGCTGGCCAGTATCAACTACACCAACCAGTACCAGTATCACGATAGCAAGCGCATGGACCAGGTGTTTAAATACATCTTTGATAATTTTCGGGAGGATATTTCGCTCAATACCATTGCCGATGTAGCCAATATGAACACCTTTGCCTTCTGCCGTTTTTTTAAGGCGCGTACACAAAAATCGTTCACGCAGTTTGTTAACGAAACAAGAATAGGCTATGCCTGCAAGCTGCTGGCCAATAAAGACAACAGCATAACAGATATAGCCTATGAGTGCGGTTTCAATAACGTATCAAACTTTAACCGCTTTTTTAAGGTGATCAAAAAAACAAGTCCACGCGAATACCGTAACCAGATCCTGGCCTAA
- a CDS encoding NACHT domain-containing protein yields the protein MHLFSTYHFDLLKKELTEKADMAYITPADCKALSLALFNKTQKSISETTLKRIFGFAYSKFTPSLFTMNALAEFCGYTGWDAFCQSRQKTPAKKQSSENKPCSITAKAERITNFTLQTQINHSGIPFQYTIPRKFVDEQLSIFMQQPYTATIFTAPAGYGKTIGLCHWVKELVKTNTDKENKDIILFFNGNTINSSLQNIHLNHWLMGLIGLSPDEDLEGLADMVEGFTGRFILIIDGFDDFHFRSNNFETTFNQLADIINMYHKYPWFKVILTMRSSTWSSLREDIMAKPETWFTGFMMDHEQKRNVPPFSSEQFKKLCENINPNIAHEITLPVIDKLSTPLYFQYYYQRYSDNFSLSHFNDLTYYHLVAANYYHSVYKGHYAIEKVLLITGIINQMDTDNNVYEVNKLRVHELIKRYGSAYQEMISSGIVEELNLSRESKLNFIVKMSDEVTLDYALAMILMYNNNYVFNDNLIHLADLVFSREKKLPIIKWFIYNAIYKDYEFDLKALLSVQMLPAEKSEFISFIGELLKLQRDNHTKSERMQDLFRQVCSEDFFNYFISLEFVDIGYERVLETFLHFSLSTQQQILIKTCLSVIAVMQLDLAKLEKHLNDLKQYSQKSLQNLPINPINCIETILFYLKYGIVKKDALIQITKFYFNPVENTDTSKGFTEVVYLLALYTSTICQKHNKAAKLINGLNKVYPDHSAGYAFILKTIMAEAYLASGYDVKAREIFNEISDAYNEEDGGFTTFMKVLYEGLKIKLTLPTDNHITVVNNIKNLIKVCDDSRQIIVKVNTLGFILANYAILKENVYVFNDLYFDFIKSIRNNGCRTEHFMTDEIKWAETRTSDTMVSRFNSFELNKN from the coding sequence ATGCATTTATTTTCGACTTATCATTTTGATTTGTTAAAAAAGGAGCTGACCGAAAAGGCCGATATGGCCTACATCACTCCTGCCGATTGCAAGGCTTTATCATTGGCGCTTTTTAACAAAACGCAGAAGAGCATCAGTGAAACAACGCTGAAACGCATTTTTGGCTTTGCCTACAGCAAATTCACGCCCTCGTTATTCACCATGAATGCGCTGGCCGAATTTTGCGGCTACACCGGTTGGGATGCCTTTTGCCAAAGCAGACAAAAAACTCCGGCAAAAAAACAAAGTTCAGAAAACAAGCCTTGCAGCATAACGGCCAAGGCTGAACGGATTACCAATTTCACCCTGCAAACGCAGATCAACCACTCGGGTATTCCCTTTCAATATACTATCCCGCGCAAGTTTGTTGATGAGCAGCTTTCAATATTTATGCAGCAGCCTTATACCGCTACTATATTTACTGCGCCCGCGGGCTATGGAAAAACTATCGGGCTTTGCCATTGGGTAAAAGAATTAGTTAAAACCAATACCGATAAGGAAAATAAAGACATTATCCTGTTCTTCAACGGTAATACCATCAATTCATCGTTACAAAATATTCATCTTAACCATTGGCTCATGGGCCTCATCGGTCTCTCGCCCGATGAAGATCTGGAAGGTTTGGCCGATATGGTTGAAGGTTTTACAGGCCGCTTTATATTGATTATTGACGGATTTGACGATTTTCATTTCCGCAGCAACAATTTTGAAACAACTTTCAATCAGCTGGCCGATATCATCAACATGTATCATAAATATCCATGGTTTAAGGTGATATTAACCATGCGTTCATCAACCTGGAGCAGTTTACGGGAAGATATTATGGCTAAACCCGAAACCTGGTTTACCGGTTTTATGATGGATCATGAACAGAAACGTAATGTCCCCCCCTTCTCGTCCGAACAGTTTAAAAAACTTTGCGAAAATATAAACCCCAATATCGCGCATGAAATAACTTTACCTGTTATTGATAAACTCAGCACCCCCCTTTATTTTCAATATTATTACCAGCGCTACAGCGATAATTTCAGCCTCAGCCACTTTAACGATCTCACCTACTATCACCTTGTAGCGGCAAACTACTACCACAGCGTTTATAAAGGTCATTACGCTATCGAAAAAGTATTGCTGATAACAGGCATTATCAACCAGATGGATACTGATAATAATGTGTACGAAGTGAACAAACTAAGGGTACATGAGCTGATAAAACGATATGGCTCGGCTTACCAGGAAATGATCAGTTCGGGCATTGTGGAAGAGCTGAACCTCTCGCGCGAAAGCAAGCTAAACTTTATTGTTAAAATGAGCGATGAGGTTACGCTTGATTATGCCCTGGCCATGATACTGATGTATAATAACAACTATGTGTTTAATGATAACCTGATCCATTTAGCTGACCTGGTATTCTCGCGCGAGAAAAAACTACCCATCATTAAATGGTTTATCTACAATGCCATATATAAAGACTATGAATTTGATTTAAAAGCCTTGCTAAGCGTACAAATGCTACCTGCCGAAAAATCGGAGTTTATCAGCTTTATTGGCGAGTTATTAAAACTTCAGCGGGATAACCATACCAAATCCGAGCGGATGCAGGATCTGTTCAGGCAGGTGTGCAGCGAAGATTTTTTTAATTATTTCATTAGTCTGGAGTTTGTTGATATCGGCTATGAGCGGGTGTTGGAAACCTTTTTACATTTCAGCCTGTCAACTCAGCAGCAAATCCTGATAAAAACCTGCCTCTCGGTTATCGCGGTGATGCAGCTTGATTTGGCCAAACTCGAAAAACACCTTAATGATTTAAAGCAGTACAGCCAGAAAAGCCTGCAAAACCTGCCTATCAACCCTATCAACTGCATCGAAACCATCCTGTTTTACTTAAAATATGGTATTGTAAAAAAAGATGCCCTTATCCAGATCACCAAATTTTACTTTAACCCGGTTGAAAATACCGATACCTCTAAAGGCTTTACCGAGGTGGTGTACCTGCTGGCCCTGTACACATCAACCATCTGCCAAAAACATAATAAGGCAGCCAAATTGATTAACGGGCTTAACAAAGTTTACCCCGATCACTCGGCCGGTTACGCCTTTATTTTAAAAACCATTATGGCCGAAGCATACCTGGCTTCGGGATATGATGTTAAAGCACGCGAAATATTTAATGAGATAAGCGATGCCTACAATGAAGAAGATGGCGGTTTCACCACCTTTATGAAAGTACTTTACGAAGGCCTTAAAATTAAGCTCACCTTACCAACCGATAACCATATTACGGTTGTAAATAATATTAAAAACCTGATTAAAGTGTGCGACGATTCGAGGCAGATTATTGTTAAGGTGAACACCCTGGGCTTTATCCTTGCCAACTACGCCATACTGAAGGAAAACGTTTATGTATTTAACGATCTGTATTTTGATTTTATAAAAAGCATCCGCAACAATGGCTGCCGTACCGAACATTTTATGACTGATGAGATAAAATGGGCCGAAACCCGTACCTCAGATACCATGGTATCACGTTTTAACAGTTTCGAGCTGAATAAAAATTAG